CGCTCTGCCTCGATATACTCCATCAAACGACCTGGCGTCGCTACGACGATATCTTGAGTCTCGGCAAGTGTGGAGGCGTGTGAGTCATAGGTAACACCGCCCGTGATGGTTGCGACTTTAAGTCGAGTGTATTTTGCCAGCGCTGTTGCCTGCTCTGCTACCTGCATCGCAAGTTCACGAGTGGGAGTCAGAATCAAAATACGTGCAGGGCCGGCTTTTTTACGAGGGAAGTCGAGCAAGTATTGAATTGCAGGAATAGCAAACGAGGCCGTTTTACCTGTGCCTGTTGGCGCTGAAGCGAGAATGTCACGTGCATCCAATGCTTGTGGAATAGCCTGAGCCTGGATCTCGGTAGGGCGGCTAAAGCCCATTTCTTCAATCGCTTCTAAAAGGATTGGATCTAAATCTAGTTCGGCAAAGGTTCTGATCACGGTAGTGTCTCCACAAGACGTAGGTTGCCCCTGAGCAAAAAAACATCGAACAGGGAAAAAGTAGGGCGGCTATTATACTCAAACCGAGGCGAGGCGCACTTACATTTTAAGGTAAAAATCTTTGGTTAGGGCAATAAAGTCCTCAGAGTATCCGCCAGATGCGCTATGAATGATGAGGCGTTCTTCATCACAGGCTTCGGAGCGCTTCGTCAGCGTAAACAGTAATCGGTTACACGGCTTGTTGATGGTCGCCTGTACATAGCAAATTCGATTCAAGTGCCAGCCTTTGTGCTTGGCAAGTGCGATGAATTGTTCCCCCTCGACTTTAGGTAGCACAAAGCTCGCACTTCCTTCTTTACTGAGGAGCTTGTCACAACGATCTAGCAAGTGCTCATGGGAGAGGGAATGTGTATGTCTCGCGGTTGCTCTCTGGCTATTTTTCGCGGTCTCTCCGCTATTGAAATACGGCGGATTGCAGATGATGCCATCGAAATTGTGTTCAAATGGTTGCGCCAATATATCGCTGTGGAGCACAGTGATGCGTTCATGCCATGGTGACTGCTGAATATTATAGGTTGCATCGACGATGGCGGTCTCATCGATATCGACAGCAGTGATTGCGGCATCGACAAATCGCTGGGCGAGCATCAAGGTGAGTAGTCCGGTGCCAGTACCAATATCCAATAGGGTGTTAGAGGAATGAAACCTTGCCCATGCCCCTAGTAAAACACCATCAGTGCTGACAGGCATTCCTGAGTTGCCATCGTGGATAGAGAACTGCTTGAATTGAAAGCCTTTGGTTTTTGTCGTGCTACAAGTCATAGTTTATTTTGTTAATCGTTTGCTTTTAAGGGTTTGTCACTATTGTTAAATTATTGAGTAGTGAAATGCTCTGTATGTAAGCGATGTGTGTGAGAAAATGGTCAAGATAAAAGTTTACCTTTTAGTTCAAAACTAGTGAATCGAACTGCCAGTTAACTGTAACAACAAATTAATGTAATGTTTATCACCGCTTCTATTGCTTATTAATCATCGATTGTTCATCATGCCCGCCTAATTTTACGTGGCAACTAAGAGTGCTGCGGCAGACACAACATAACAAGTAAGGGCATATCTGTGAAACAGACGTTAAAAACAACAGATATTATAGCAGTCGGCTTTATGCTGTTTGCTTTTTTCCTAGGCGCGGGCAACATCATTTTCCCACCTCTAGCGGGTCAATTGGCGGGTGAAAACTTGCTACCAGCCATGACTGGCTTTCTTCTCACTGCAGTAGGTCTTCCTCTTATTACCATTATTGCTGTTGCAGTGGCAGGGGGCTCTTGGGAGCACCTTACGAAAGATCTGCCGAAGAAAGCAGCAACGCTAATCGCTGTCCTTATCTTTATTATTATTGGCCCTGCTTTCGCAGCTCCGCGTACAGGTCTTGTGGCCTATGAAAT
This window of the Vibrio maritimus genome carries:
- a CDS encoding tRNA1(Val) (adenine(37)-N6)-methyltransferase, giving the protein MTCSTTKTKGFQFKQFSIHDGNSGMPVSTDGVLLGAWARFHSSNTLLDIGTGTGLLTLMLAQRFVDAAITAVDIDETAIVDATYNIQQSPWHERITVLHSDILAQPFEHNFDGIICNPPYFNSGETAKNSQRATARHTHSLSHEHLLDRCDKLLSKEGSASFVLPKVEGEQFIALAKHKGWHLNRICYVQATINKPCNRLLFTLTKRSEACDEERLIIHSASGGYSEDFIALTKDFYLKM